The region TCCTCAAAGTACCGCATGCACTCTCTTCCTCTCTATATCGTTTGTTATAGTATGCATTTTACTGTGCTAATTCACTCCTTGTCCACGTATGCATTCGCTTTGCTAAGAATTtagagctataataattatgtaaactcCCACCCTTCACAACATACCACGGTATAGTTAAGCCTCCCTCTACAGCAAGTATATAGAAGAGCACTTGCTGTTGCATGTGAGCTAATTTTGAGCGTAGAAAATCCTTCGCAACATTTCCATGGTTTCATTGAGTGTAACCATTCATGGTCATTGCAAGCTCTATGCACTTCTCAGTAATgattgtgtactgtacacaagcTTGTAGATATAATCATTGTGCCCTTAGAACCATATACAAATTACACGTATGATTGCATTCCTGGTGTCGTAGTGCACACTTACCATTACGTGGTTTATACGCTTACATGTTCGTGACCAGTGACGTGCGAACATTCGGTTCTTATATGTGTGTGGATTCAATTGAATGAACAGTGTGTActcacaattataattatagcagctaataattataagtgggCTAGTATATAGTTCTCTAGAAGAGAAAATTACAGTATAGAAACTACTGAGCAAGCAaggagtgataattataatggaagTTATCAGTCACGCAAATGCTGCATATGGTCTTACAAGTAAAGTTGGGGAGGTGCATGTTTACGAATCAGTGCCACAGCAACGTAGTATCCTCCCACAAGATAACAAAGAAAAAGACCTCGATCCAGCAACAGGCAAAAAAGTATCAGTCAAAGGGAAGAAAGTGCGTGTGAAGTGCTATGTCCTAGTCACCATCTTAGCTCTAGTGATAGCTGTCCTTTCTCTGATAGTTGCTTTGGTAGGAGTGAGCTTTGCTTCAGTAGAGTTGATTAACCAGCAAACTCAACTGAGCAACTCAAACCAACAGATTCAAATTCTCTTCCAAGCTGATCGAAACCTTACAGAAATACTGCAATTGCACGTGGGCACTGTAAGTCATCCAGTCAGCTCTTGCAGTGAAATACCTCAATACAAACCATCTGGAGAATACTGGATTGCAACTAACAGTACTAGCTCTCCTGTTCAAGTCTACTGTGACATGAACCCaacaagctgtagctgcagCACTGCAGGAGGATGGATGAGGGTAGTCAACCTCGACATGACTGACTCCAACCAAAAATGCCCAGATGGATTCAGACTGGTGAACAGCACAACACCACCACTGCGTACTTGTGGCAGACCTGGACCAGCAGGATGTGTGTCTACTGCCTATCCAACTTATGGGGTGGAGTACTCTCGAGTTTGTGGGAGAGTGATTGGCTATCAAGACAAGACTCCAGATGCTTTTGATCCATATTTCGATAACAGGACACTGTCCATTGATGATGTTTACGTTGATGGTGTGAGTGTAACTCATGGACAGTCGCCTCGTCAGCATATCTGGACATTCGCTAATGCTCACGATGAAGCACATTCAAATCACTGGGTGTGTCCCTGCACAAGACCCGATCTTATCTACGCTGGAGTTGTACCTCCCTTCATCGGTCAGAACTACTTCTGTGAAACTGGAAGTCGACAAGCAGCTAGTTATATCTTTTACCCTGATGATCCACTCTGGGATGGTCATGGATGTGCAAGTGACAGTACTTGCTGTGAGTTCAACAGCCCACCAtggttctgcaagcaactTCCCCAGTCGACAAAAGATGATATC is a window of Halichondria panicea chromosome 13, odHalPani1.1, whole genome shotgun sequence DNA encoding:
- the LOC135346471 gene encoding uncharacterized protein LOC135346471; protein product: MEVISHANAAYGLTSKVGEVHVYESVPQQRSILPQDNKEKDLDPATGKKVSVKGKKVRVKCYVLVTILALVIAVLSLIVALVGVSFASVELINQQTQLSNSNQQIQILFQADRNLTEILQLHVGTVSHPVSSCSEIPQYKPSGEYWIATNSTSSPVQVYCDMNPTSCSCSTAGGWMRVVNLDMTDSNQKCPDGFRLVNSTTPPLRTCGRPGPAGCVSTAYPTYGVEYSRVCGRVIGYQDKTPDAFDPYFDNRTLSIDDVYVDGVSVTHGQSPRQHIWTFANAHDEAHSNHWVCPCTRPDLIYAGVVPPFIGQNYFCETGSRQAASYIFYPDDPLWDGHGCASDSTCCEFNSPPWFCKQLPQSTKDDIELRICGNENIENEDILLQLVDIYIH